TCACGCCACCAAGCGAGCCGAAGCAGATGATCGCATACATCATCCAGCCTTCGGGGGCGAAGCCGTAGAGGGCATACGCCACAACCGAAACCGTGAGCCCAAAGATCGCCGACCTTTGCTCGCCGAGGTTGGCAACGACGACGCGCGTCAGCCCGCCTTGCACGATGGCCGCCATCAGGCCGACGAGCGCCAGCGACCACCCCGTCTGGGCGACGGTCCACTGGTAACGGTAGCTTGTGTAGAGCACCCAGATGGCCGGATAAACTTGGTGCGCGAGGTAGAAGAGAAAGTAGGTGCCCGTCAGACCGAACACCATCGGATAGCGACGCAGCGCGAGCAGCGAGCCGGCGGGATTCGAGCGGTTCCATGCGAAGGCCCGGCGGTTCTCCGGCGCGAGCGACTCGGGCAGCACGAGCCAGCCGTAAAGCGTGTTGAGCAGCGTGAGCCCTCCCGCGACAAAGAAGGGCACGCGCAACCCGACGTCGCCGAGCACGCCGCCGAGCGCGGGTCCGAGGATGAACCCGAGCCCGAATGCCGCGCCGATGAGGCCGAAGTTCGCCGCGCGCTTCTCGGGCGGGCTCACGTCCGCGATGTAAGCGGTGGCCGCGGAGAAGTTCGCGCCCGTGATGCCCGCGATGACACGGCCGACGTAGAACCACGCGAGGTTCGGCGCGAACGCGAGCAGGAAGTAATCGAGCCCCGAGCCGAGCAGCGAGCCGAGGATGACGGGCCTCCGCCCGAAGCGGTCCGAGAGCGAACCGAGCAGCGGCGCGAAGCCGAACTGCATCAGCGAATACAGCGCCGAGAGCATCCCGACCGTGTGCGCGGCATGGGCGGCGTTGCCGCCGTGGAAGTTCTCGATGAGCCGCGGCAGGATCGGGATGATCAGCCCGATGCCGAGGATGTCGAGCGTGAGCGTGACGAAGATGAAGGCGATGGCGGGTTTGCGCGCGGTCACGATGAGGCGCGCATCAAACCCAAGCCACGCGCCCAGCGCAAGACGTGAACGCGACACGACGACAACGCGCCTACCCAAGCGCGCGGGAAAGCGGTATCAAGGAGGCATGAACACACTTTCCGGAAAGGTCCTCGTCATCATGGGCGGCACGGGCGGATTGGGATTGTCCGCAGCGCGGGCGTTCGTCGCCGCGGGCGCAAGGGTCGTCGTTGTCGGCCGCGAGGCGCGGAAAGCAGCCGCTGCAGTGAAGGAACTCGGCGCGGCCGCGTGGGGCGTCCGCGGGGACGCCGCGAAACCGCGGACGGCCGCGCGCGCGATCGCCGCGGCCGTGCGCGTGTTCGGCGGGTTTCACGGGTTGTATCACGTCGCCGGCGGCAGCGGACGCGCCGCGGGCGACGGGCCGCTGCACGAACTCAAGGACGAAGGGTGGGAGTTCACGCTTCGGCTGAACATGACGTCGGTGTTCCACTCCAACCGCGCGGCGGTGCGCCAGTTCCTGCACCAGGGAACCGGCGGCACGGTTCTTAACACCAGCTCCGTGCTGGGCTGGTCGCCGTCGCCGGAGTTTTTCGCGACGCATGCTTATGCCGCGGCGAAGGCGGCGGTCATCGGGTTGACCACGGCGGCCGCCGCCCGCTACGCGCGGGACAACATCCGCTTCAACGTAATCGCCCCCGGTTTGGTGGCCACGCCGATGTCCAAGCGGGCGCAGGCGGATGCGCGGATTCTGAAGTTCATCCGCGCGAAGCAACCGCTAGACGGCGGGCGCATTGGGCGGCCGGAGGATTGCGACGCGGCGGCGGTATTCTTCATGTCGGACGCGTCGCGGTTCGTGACGGGACAAGTGCTTGCGGTGGACGGCGGGTGGACAGTGAGTTCGTGAGCGGAACACCCGCATTCCATTCTCGAGTGCTGCAGTTTGGAGTTGTGTGCCGCATCGAGTCGGCGCATGAATCTCGGCGTCAGCCGCAACCCCAACCCGATCCCGCGTGGACTATTCTCTCGGCATCGACCTCGGCGCATCCTGCATCAAGGCGATGGCCATCAACGCCTCGGGCCAGTCGCAATCGCAGAAGAACCTCCCGTTCGACCCGGTGGTTCCGATGGATTGGGCCGAGAAAGTCCGCCGGGTTTACTGGGACGTCCAGGGTGAACTCGGCCGGCCTCCCGACGCGGTGGGCATCTCGGCGCCGGGACTCGCGGCGGTCGACGGCCGTTCGGTCGCGTGCATGCCGGGGCGACTGCAAGGGCTCGAAGGACTCGACTGGACGAAGCACCTCGGCTCGGTGAAGCCCGTCCCCGTG
This genomic interval from Verrucomicrobiota bacterium contains the following:
- a CDS encoding SDR family oxidoreductase — its product is MNTLSGKVLVIMGGTGGLGLSAARAFVAAGARVVVVGREARKAAAAVKELGAAAWGVRGDAAKPRTAARAIAAAVRVFGGFHGLYHVAGGSGRAAGDGPLHELKDEGWEFTLRLNMTSVFHSNRAAVRQFLHQGTGGTVLNTSSVLGWSPSPEFFATHAYAAAKAAVIGLTTAAAARYARDNIRFNVIAPGLVATPMSKRAQADARILKFIRAKQPLDGGRIGRPEDCDAAAVFFMSDASRFVTGQVLAVDGGWTVSS
- a CDS encoding TCR/Tet family MFS transporter encodes the protein MTARKPAIAFIFVTLTLDILGIGLIIPILPRLIENFHGGNAAHAAHTVGMLSALYSLMQFGFAPLLGSLSDRFGRRPVILGSLLGSGLDYFLLAFAPNLAWFYVGRVIAGITGANFSAATAYIADVSPPEKRAANFGLIGAAFGLGFILGPALGGVLGDVGLRVPFFVAGGLTLLNTLYGWLVLPESLAPENRRAFAWNRSNPAGSLLALRRYPMVFGLTGTYFLFYLAHQVYPAIWVLYTSYRYQWTVAQTGWSLALVGLMAAIVQGGLTRVVVANLGEQRSAIFGLTVSVVAYALYGFAPEGWMMYAIICFGSLGGVTTPALQGLISRSTGADEQGAVQGALTSLASVTGILGPPIVTGLFGFFISQGAPMKLPGVAFYFSSLLSVGALVLAARSFRRNGSDAKPGAPAPAAQP